The DNA region GTCAGTTGGCGTGCGCCCTCGCCTGCTTCCAGCCAGTCGCGCTGCCAACGGGCGTAGTCGCTGTAGTTCACCGGCAGACTCGACAGGTTCGCAGCCTTGCCTTCGACGGCAGCCTGATACAGCGCGCTGAATTCATCGACCATGACCTGCATCGACCAGCCATCGGCAGCGATGTGGTGCACGGTGAGCACCAGCACGTGTTCGTCGGTGTTCACTTGCAGCAGCAACACGCGCCATAGCGGACCGTTGCGCAGGTCGAACGGACGGGCGATTTCTTCGGCTACGGCATTGTCGGTCGACGACTGATCGAGTGTGCGTTCATCCAGTTGCAACGCCAGATTGTCGTGCAGCACCGGACGCGCCTGTTGGCCGTCCTGTTCGAAGGTTGTGAGCAGGGTTTGGTGACGGGCCTGCAATTGCGCAAAGGCTTCGCGCAGGGCTTCGCGGTTCAGCGAGCCCTTGAGGCGTAGCGCGGCGGGAATGTTGTAGGCCGAGCTTTGTGGGTCCAGCTGCCAGAGAATCCATTGGCGCTGTTGGGCGTAAGACAGGATCTGCGGCTGACCGACCGTTGCACGTTGCAGCACCGGTTGGTCGCTGACGTTCGCCAGTGCTGCACGCTCGGCAAATTCCGCCAGATTCGCGGCGGAGAACAGGCTGCTCACCGACAGTTCTAGCTGCAATTGCTGACGCACCCGAGAGATCACCTGAAGCACCAGCAACGAGTGCCCGCCCAGTTCGAAGAAGTTGTCGTCACGTCCCACGCGTTCGACCTGCAACACGTCCTGCCAGATCAGTGCGAGTTGCGTTTCCAGCCCTTCGGCGGGGGTCACGAATTCGCGTTTCGCATCGCCCGCTTCAGCACACGGCAGGGCTTTGCGGTCGAGTTTGCCGTTGTTGTTGAGCGGCAGTTTGGCCAGCAGGATCAGGTGATTCGGCACCATGTATTCCGGCAACGACTGACGCAGAACGGCTTTGAGTCCTTCCAGATATTCGGCCTGAGAAACCATCGCGCCGCTGGCCACGACATACGCCACCAGTTGCGTGCCGTCCTGAGCGATGACCGCCGCTTCGCGCACGTCCTCACGGGCTTGCAGGCAGGCTTCGATCTCGCCCATTTCAATGCGGAAACCGCGAATCTTCACTTGATGGTCGATGCGACCGACGTATTCCAGATTCCCGTCAGCGTTGTAGCGCGCCAGATCGCCGCTGCGGTACAGCCGCACGCCCGGTTCACGGGCGAACGGGTCCGGCAGGAAGCGTTCAGCGGTCAGCGCCGGGCGGTCGAAGTAGCTCTGAGCGAGGCTGGCCGGCGCGCCGATGCACAGTTCACCGACGCCACCGTTGGGCAACAACTGACCGGCCGCGTCCAGCACATACAGCGCGCGACCGGCGATGGCTCGTCCAATCGGGATGCCAAACGCGTCGCTGGCATCTTCGAGATGGCATTCATGAATGCTGGACACCACAGTCGCCTCGGTCGGGCCGTAGGTGTTGAGCAAACGCACGTGGCTCAAACCGGCCTGATGCCACAAACGCAGACCTTCGACCGACATTGCTTCGCCGCCGACGTGAACCTGGCGCAAATCACCCAAGTTGCGCACCACACCGCTCGCACATTCCCGGGCCAGCAAATACCAGTAAGCGGCCGGCAAGTCCGCTACTGTCACGCCTTGCTGGACGATTTCGACGGCGAGGCGGCCGGCGTCCCACACATCGTCGCCGCGCATGATCAACGCCGCACCGACACACAGCGCCGGGAAGCACTGCTCGACGAAACCATCGAAACTGAAGGTCGCGAACTGCAACACACGGTCCGACGCCAACAGCACCGAATAGTCGGCGGCGGTCTGGCAGAACTCGCGCAGCGCGGCATGGGCGATGGCCACGCCTTTGGGTTGGCCGGTGGAACCGGAGGTGTAGATGATGTAGGCCAGGTCGTCGGCGAGCGCGTGGTTTTGCGGATCGCTGTCGGAGTAGCCGACGTTGTCTTCGAGGCTGAGACGTAGCACGCCTGGCACGTCTTCCAGCAGACCGGACTCGCACAGCAGCACGTCGAGGCGGCTGTCGTCGATCATGTAGGCCAGGCGTTCAGCCGGGTATTTCGGGTCCAAAGGCACATAAGCCGCGCCGGTTTTGAGCACCGCCAGCAGGCTGATGATCAGTTGCGGACCACGCTTCAGCGCCAGACCGACGCGCTTGCCGGGACCGGCGCCGTTTTCAATCAGACGATGGGCCAGACGGTTGGCCTGCGCGTTCAGTTGACCGTAGCTCAGGGATTGACCGTCGACCTGCAACGCCATCGCGTCTGGGGTAGCGGCGGCCTGAGCCGCGATTTGTTCGTGCGCCAAAAGTGCTGTGGATAACTCAACTGCCGCCGGTTGGCTGACAGAGAGCACCGTATTTTTTCCGGCCTCATCGAGTAACTCCAGCGTGCCCAATGCCGCGTCCGGCAGCGCCACCAACTGCACCAGCAGGTGCTGCAAACTGGCCGACAACTCAGCGACCTGCGCCGCACTGAACCGCGCCGCGTCATAGCTGAAGTCCAGGCTAAGGCCTTCGCCCAGTTCGATGCCCAAGGTCAGCGGATAGTGCGTGCGCTCGTGGTTGTGCAGGTTGCCGAACGACAACCCGGCCGGCGCGCCCTGTTTCAGCGCCTCGGCCACCGGGAAGTTTTCGAACACCAGCAGGCTGTCGAACAGCGCCGAACCCTGCTGCCCCGCCCAGCCCTGAATGTCGTAAAGCGGCACGTGCTCGAACTCGCGCATCGCCAGGTTCAGCCCTTGCAACTCGCCCAGCCATTGACTGACGGTTTGATCCGGCTTCATCGCGCACACCAGCGGCAGTGTGTTGATGAACAAGCCGAGCTGCTCTTCGATCCCCGGCAGCGGCGCCGAACGCCCGGCCACGGTGGCACCGAACACCACGCAATCCTGACCGGTGTAGCGTTGCAGCAACAGGCTCCAGGCCGCTTGCAGCAAGGTGTTGAGGGTGACCTTCTGCTGACGGGCGAACTCGGCCAGACGCTGGGTCGCACGGCTGTCGAGTGCGACGCGATATTCCTCGCTGCCCTCGGCGCCTACCGGTGGCCGCAACGCTTCGGCCAGCAACGTTGGCGCTTGCAGCGGCGCCAATGACGCTTTCCAGAACTGCTCGCCCGCGGCAGCCGATTGCTGCTGCAACCAGCCCAGATAATCGCGGTATTGCCCGGTCGGTGCCGGCAGCGATTGCCCGGCGGCGTAGTGCTGGATCACTTCGGCCAGCAACTGCGCGTTGCTCCAGCCGTCCATCAAAATGTGGTGGCTGGTGTAGATCAGGTGCCAGTCATTGGCGCCCGTGCGGACGAGGTTCAAGCGGAACAGCGGCGCGGTGCCCAGTGCAAAACCCTGGGCGCGTTCGGCGTCGGCCAGCGCATCGGTGTCGGTCGCTGCAAGCACTTCAAGCGGCAACGCGACGTTGCGGACAATTGCCTGATGCGCGGTGTCGAGGCCTTGCCAGTGGAAGCTGCTGCGCAGGATGTCGTGACGCTCCAGCGCGGTTTGCCAGGCTTGGGCGAATCGCTGCGGATCGAGGTCTTGAATGTCGAGGCGCAGCTGACTGATGTAGGCGCCGACTTCGGGTTCGTAGAGGGTGTGGAACAGCATGCCCTGCTGCATCGGCGACAGTGGATAAAGGTCTTCGAGGGTCGAAACAGCAACCGGCAGTGCATCGAGTTGCGCCTGACTGATGCGCGCCAACGGGAAGTCCGACGGTGTGGCTTGCGGCACTTCAACGGCACAGCAGTGATCGATCAGCGCGTTGAGTTCCAGCGCGTAATCGTCCGCCAGACGCTGAATCGTCGCGGTGTCGAACATCTCACGGCTGAAGCCCCAGCTCAGCGACAACTCGCCGCCATAGACCTGGCCTTCGACCGTCAGCCAGTTGCCCAGCGGTGCCGATGGATCCTGCGCCACGCCGTTGCCTTCGGTGGACGGCACAAACATCGCGGCATCGTCGAACTGGCGGTCGAACTGGCCCAGATAGTTGAAGGTGATGCGCGGTTGCGGCAACGCCGCCAGTTCGGCGCGAATCTCCGGTGTGCCGAGGTAGCGCAGCGCGCCATAGCCGAGGCCTTTGTCCGGCACTGCGCGCAGTTGTTCCTTGATGGTTTTGATCGACGCCGATAGATCGGCGCACGGCATCAGATTGACCGGGAACAGGCTGGTAAACCAACCGACGGTACGGGTCAGGTCGATGCCGTCGAACAGGTCTTCGCGACCATGGCCTTCAAGCTGAATCAGCGTGCTGCCCTGCCCGCTCCAGCGGCAAACCGCCCGCGCCAGGGCGGTCAGCAGCAGGTCGTTGACCTGGGTGCGATAGGCCGCCGGGGCCTGTTGCAGTAGTTTGCGGGTTTGCTCGGCGTCGAGTTTGAGTTCGAATTTGTGTTCGAAGCGGTTTTCCAGCGCACCGTTCGGGTGGTCGCATGGCAGATCGTTCGGTGCGTCGCGCAGTTGGGTTTGCCAGTGACCGAGGCTGTTTTCAAAGGCTGGAAGATGAGCTTGCAGACGGGCAACCCAAAGTTGATAGGTGCTGGTTTTCGCCATCGAAGCATGGCTGCCGCTATAGAACTGCTGAAGATCTTCCAGCAGCACGCGCCAGGACACACCGTCCACCGCCAGGTGATGAATGACCAACAGCAAACGCTCGGTACCGTCGGCCATCGAGACCAGCAGCGCGCGCATCAGCGGGCCATTTTGCAAATCGAGACTGCGCTGGGCTTCGTCGCACAGGGCGTTGAGTTCTTCGACCGATTGTGCCTGACGCTGCCACAACACCGACTCCGTGGTCGGCGCTGCGTAGGCTTGCTGCCAACCTTCAGCGGTCTGTTCGTATCGCAGACGCAAGCTGTCGTGATGGGTCAGTAATTGTTCTAAAGCGCGATCCAGCGCAGCACCGTTCAACGCCTCACGCGGCACCAGCAGCAGCGACTGGTTCCAGTGCTGACGTTCGGGGATCGCTTGCTCGAAGAACCACTGTTGCACCGGCGCCAACGCCACCGCGCCAACCGCTGGACCTTGATCGATCAACGGTTGCTCCCCGTTGCGGGCGGCCTGGGCCAGGCTGCGAATGGTCTGGTGCTGAAACAGGTCTTTGGGGCTCAACACGATCCCGGCCTGACGCGCACGGCTGACCACTTGCATGGAAACGATGGAGTCGCCGCCCAGTTCGAAGAAGTTGTCTTCAAGACCCACATTTTCGATGGCCAACACGTCCTGCCAGATCGCGGCCAGGGATTTTTCCATCTCCGTGCGCGGCGCGACGTGTTCGCGTTGTTGCTGCGAGCCGTCAATCGCCGGCAAGGCCTTGCGGTCGAGTTTGCCGTTGGGGGTCAGCGGCAGGAGTTCGAGGAACAGCAAAAACGCCGGGACCATGTAGTCCGGCAGATGCTGACGCAGTGCAGCTTTCAGGGTTTCACGCAGAGTCGTTTGAGCATCGACATCTTCCAGCAATGCCGGATCGGCCGGCACGATGTACGCGACCAGTTGCTGACCGTTGACACCGTCCTGCGCCAGCACCGCCAGTTCGCGCACAGTGTCCTGCTGCAACAACCGCGCTTCGATTTCACCGAGTTCGATACGGAAGCCACGGACCTTGACCTGATGGTCGATGCGCCCGACGTATTGCAACGTACCGTCGGCCTGATAACGGGTCAGGTCGCCGGTGCGGTACAGGCGCTCGCCATTGCTGGAAAACGGGTTTGGCACATACTTTTCGGCGGTCATGCCCGGACGCGCCAGGTAACCGCGGGTGATGCCGGCGCCTGACAGGAACAGCTCGGCGAACACGCCTTGCGGCACCGGTTGCAGATCAGCATCGAGCAAATAGCTGGCGGTGTGTTTGAGTGGCCGGCCGATGTTTGCGCGGCCACCGGCCTCGCGGCGGGTCCAGGTCGAATAGGTGGTGTCTTCCGACGGACCGTACAAATCGTAGACATGCTCGACCGTCGACTGCTGATACAGCGCGTCCACCAGGCTCTGCTTCAACGGCTCGCCGGCGAGGTTGATGATGCGCACGCTCGGCGGGATCTGCCTGTCGCGCTGCAAGGCATTGATCGCCGACGGCACGGTGTTGATCAGACGCACCTGATCCCGGGCCGGCAGCTGCGGTAATTCCAGGGCATTGCGGGCGATGATCACCGAGCCGCCACTGGCCAGGGTGACAAACAGTTCCCACACCGACAGGTCGAAACACACCGACGTCGAGGCCAGCACCCCTTGAATGTCTTCGCGGCTGTAGACCGATTTCGACCAGTCGATCAGCGCCAGCACGTTGCGATGGGCAATGGCCACGCCTTTGGGTTTGCCGGTGGAGCCGGAGGTGTAGATCACGTAGGCGAGGTTATCCGGCGTGACGCGGGTCACCGGCGCGCTGCCTGGGTAAGCGGCCCACGCTCTATCGTCCATCAGCAACACTTGGGTGTCGGCGGTGACGGTCAATGTTGCGGCGACAGCTTGCTCGGTCAGCAGCACCAGGGCGCGGCTGTCTTCGAGCATGTAGGCAACACGTTCGGCCGGGTAGTCCGGGTCCAGTGGCACGTAAGCACCACCGGCCTTGAGTACCGCGAGCAACGCGACCAACAAACTGTCGGAACGCTGCATCGCCACGCCGACCCGGACTTCCGGGCCGACACCCAATTCGATCAGCCTGTGGGCCAGGCGATTGGCCTGATTGTCGAGCTCGGCGTAAGTCAGCTGCTTCGTGGCAAAGGTCACCGCCAACGCAGTCGGGTTCGCGGCGACTTGCTGGCTGATCAGCTCATGAATGCACAAGGTCTGCGGGAAGCTTTCGTCAGCGCGATTCCAGTCATGCACGATGCGCTGGTATTCGGCGCTCTCCAGCAGCGGCAAATCACTGATGCGTTGCTGCGAATCACCGACCATGCCCTGCAGCAAATGCGTCCAGTGCTGCGCCATGCGCGCGATGGTCGCGGCGTCGAACAGGTCGTTGGCGTAGGTCAGCGCGGCGTGCAGCTTGCCGCGCTTTTCATTGGTGTTGAGGTCATAAGTATCGAGGGTCAGATCAAACTGGGTGGTGCGCCCTTCCCACTCGATCACGCCCAGCGCCAGACCGGACGCGGTGCTGACCGTGGAAATGTCCGCGACTTGCGGCTGGTGGTTGTACATCACCTGGAACAGCGGCGTGTGGCTGAGGCTGCGCTCCAGTTTCAGCGCCTCGACCAGGCGCTCGAACGGCAAATCCTGATGGGCCTGGGCACCGAGGGCGGTTTCCTTGATGGCGCGCAGCAGGTCGTCGACGCGGGTCTGGCCGTCGAGCTGGGTGCGCAGCACCTGGGTGTTGACGAAGAAGCCGATCAGGCCTTCGATCTCGGCGCGGTTGCGGTTGGCGATCGGCACGCCGACGCGAATGTCGATCTGCCCGGTGTAACGGTGCAGCAGCGCGTTGAAGGCGCCGAGCAACAGCATGAACAGGGTGATGTTGTGTTTCTGCGCCGTGGCCCGCAGTTGTTCGGCCAACTGACCGTCGACGGCGAACTCGTAACGGGTGCCGCGATAGCTCGGCATCGCCGGGCGCGGATGATCGGCAGGCAGTTCCAGCACCGGGTGCTCGTCGCCCAGTTGCGTCTGCCAGTAGTCGAGTTGACGCGCCTGCTCGCCGGCCTCCAGCCATCGGCGTTGCCACAACGCGTAGTCGCTGTACTGGATCGGCAATGGCGCGAGTTGCGGTTGTGCGCCCGCTTCAAAGGCGTCGTAGCAGCGGATGAACTCGTCGATCAGCACGTTCATCGACCAGCCATCGGAAACGATGTGGTGCAAGGTCAGCAAGAGGACGTGTTCCTGCTCGGCGAGTTTGAGCAAGGTGACGCGCAGCAATGGGCCGGTTACCAGATCAAACGGCAGCACCGATTGCTGCTCGGCCGCTTGGGCGACTGCTTGCTCGCGTTCAATGACCGGCAACGCGCTGAAATCCACCTGATCGATGATCAGCGGCGCGCTGGCCGGTACTTGCAGCAACGTGTCGTCGGCCTGGCGCTGGAACACGGTGCGCAGGGTTTCGTGACGTTCAACGAGGCTGGCGAACGCTTGCTCCAGCGCTGACAGGTTCAAACGTCCGGTCAGACGCACCGCGCCCGGCAGGTTGTATGCGCCGCTGTGCGGGTCCAGCTGCCAGAGAAACCACATGCGCTGCTGGGCGTACGACAACGCCTGGCGATCGTCGGCTTCGACGCCGGCAGGAATGGGAAACCGGGCGAAATCAACGCCTTCCTTTTGCAAGGCCGCAAGGAACATCTGGCGCTTTTCCAGGGGCAACCCGATAAACCGGCGAGCAAGTTTCAAGGAGTCTTCAGCATTCATTTCTTAGCATCCGGATCAGTGGCGGGAAGCACAAAGGCACGTCGTCCCTATAAAACGAATGCAGACCGGAAAAATTAGCGAATGAGAACAAGTATCAGAAAGGAGGGGTATGGCGAGGATAGTGAGGTGACCCATGACCCCTGTGTGCGAGCTTGCTCGCGATAGGGCCATGACAGGCGACATAGATGTTGACTATCCGGCCGCCATCGTCGGAACGCCGCCCGGAGCAAGCTCGCTCCCACAGGGGGTGAGTGATGTTCGGGTTTAGCTGACCGCCATCAACCCATGCCGCCGATGATGAACGTCCAGCTGATCCTTGATCACCCGCAACACCTTGGCTTCGTGCTCGTGGATAAAGAAGTGTCCGCCAGCGAGCATGTCCACCGAAAAGCTACCGTGGGTTTCCTTGCTCCAACCGATCAACTGTTCGGTGGTGGCGCGATCAGCCTTGCCGCCGAGCGCGTGAACCGGGCACTTGAGCAAGGGACGCTGCTGCGGCTCGAAGCGCCCGCATAGGAGAAAGTCCGCACGCAGGACCGGCAGCGTCAGGCTCATCAGCTCTTCGTTGGCCAGCACCTCTTCACTGGTGCCGTTGAGGGTGCGCAATTGTTCGATCAGTTCGGCATCGGTTTTGGGCTCGGCGAAACCCCGATCGTAGTCGGCACGCAGGGTCGGTGCGGCGGTGCCCGAAGCGAACAGCGCCACCGGTTCCGGGCAGCCGAGCGAGCGAAACGCATGGGCCATCTCACAGGCGAGCAACGCGCCAAGGCTATGGCCAAACAGCGCATACGGCGCCTTGAGCGTGGCTTTTTGTTCTTGCGCCAGTTGCAGCGCCAAGCGTCGCATGTCGGTGTGCAAGGGTTCGCCAAACCGGGCGCCACGCCCCGGAAGTTCCACGGGTTGCAGCTTGAGCCACTCCGGCAGTTTGCGTCGCCAGCGGCTATAGACCATGGCACTCGCGCCCGAATAGGGCAGGCAGAGCAATGTCAGCTGGGTCACCGGGTTTACCTCGAAAAGTTGTCTGTTAAGAGAACGGATGAGGTCGGTCTTGAATTAGTCGAAGATCCAAATGTGGGAGCGGGCTTGCTCGCGAATGCGGTGTGTCAGTCAACGTTGATGTTGTTTGACCCACCGCATTCGCGAGCAAGCCCGCTCCCACATTTATTCATCATTTCAAGTGGCGGAAGCTTTGCACCGCCGATCCGAGGACCACGGCACCAGCCGCAATCGCCACCCAGAACCCGCTACGCGCTCCAAATGCATCCACCAGCCACCCGGAACTGGCCGCACCAATCGCCACACCAATGCTCAACCCGGTCACCAGCCAGGTCAGGCCTTCAGTGAGTTTGGCCGGCGGCACGATGCGCTCCACCAACGCCATCGCCACAATCAGCGTCGGCGCAAAGAACAACCCGGCGACGAACACCGCCAGCGACAGCCCGAGAATGTTCGTTGCCAGCAGCAACGGCAGCGTGGTCACCGCCGTCGCCACCCCGCCGTACAGGAACAGTTGCGGCAACGGCAGTTTCGAGCGCAACGCCCCGAACGCCAAACCGGCCAGGCACGAACCGATGGCATACACCGACAACACAATGCTCGCCGCCGCCGGCTGGCCCTGCTGCTGGGCGAACGCCACGCTGACCACATCCACCACGCCGACGATGGTGCCCATGGCGACCATCAACAGCATCAGTAACTGAATCTCGCTGGAACGAATGATCGAGGCCTGATGATGGTCTTCATGAGGATGAATCGCCGGCTCGGTGTCACGTTGCAGCACAAACGCCGTCACCCCGATCGCCAGCATCAGCAACGCCGCCAACGGCCCGGCCTCGGGGAATGCCACCACGCACAACCCCACTGACAGTGGCGGCCCGACAATAAAACAGACCTCGTCCAGCACTGACTCCAGCGCATAAGCGGTTTGCAGCGCTGGCTGGCCGCGATACACCTCGGTCCAGCGCGCCCGCACCATCGCCGACATGCTCGGCATGCAACCGGCTAACGCTGCGAACACAAATAACGTCCACTGCGGCGCCTGCAAGCGAGTGCAAAGCAACACCAGCAACAACGCCCCGCCACCGATCAGTGCCGACACCGGCAAGATCCGACGCTGCCCGAAACGGTCCACCAGCCGCGAAACCTGCGGCGCACAAAACGCCGTGGCCAGGGCAAACGTCGCCGTCACGGCGCCGGCCAGTCCATAGCCACCCTGCAATTGCGAGAGCATGGTGATCAGGCCGATGCCGGTCATGGAAATCGGCATGCGCGCGATCATCCCGGCCAGCACAAAAGCGCTGCTGCCTGGGGCTTTGAACAGTTCGCGGTAGGGGTTTGCCATGGTTCGGGGTCTCAACAAGGGCCTGCAAGTTGCCATAAACGCTGACAGAGGGGATAGCGGCTAATTGTTGGTTGAATGTGAAGGCCCCTTCGCGAGCAAGCCCGCTCCCACATGGGTTCTCGGCCATGCATAAAATTTGTGTACACCAAAAATCTATTGTGGGAGCGGGCTTGCTCGCGAAGGGGCCCGCAGAGACGACCCCCTTTTCCGCCAAATGAACTCTCTACCGCTCAAACCAGTCAGCTAGTTAAGCCCTTTACTCGAGGCCTTAATCCTCATGCAGATTTCCCTCGCCCAACAAGTAGCCCTGAGCCTTTATCCGGAGTTTCACGGCAATGGCTGATCATCATCCCGAACGACAAAGCGCTATCGATGCCCACGGCATCATCGGCGACATGCGCAGCGCGGCACTGGTCAATGACAAGGGCAGCGTGGATTTTTTCTGCTGGCCGGAATTCGACAGTCCGTCGATCTTCTGCTCGCTGCTGGACACGCCCGAGGCCGGGATTTTCCAACTGTCACCGGATTTACCCGACGCTCGCCGCGAGCAGATTTACCTGCCTGACACCAATGTGCTGCAAACCCGTTGGCTCAGCGACCGCGCAGTCGTCGAAGTCACCGACCTGCTGCCCATCGGCGACAGCGAAGATGCCACGCCGGTGCTGATGCGCCGGGTTCGTGTAGTCAGCGGCCAGGCAACGTTTCACATGCGCTGCGCCGTGCGCCATGACTACGCTCGCGCCAAGACCCGCGCACGCATGGATGAAAAGGACGTGACCTTCGAGGCCGCCAATCAGCCGTCCCTGCGCCTGTCTTCGGACCAGGTTCTACGTATCGACGGCCATGCGGCAGTCGCCGAATTCACCCTCGAACAGGACCAGAGCGCCGAATTCATGCTTGGCGGTATCGACGATCCGCGATTCAAGGAAGGCGCCGCCACCATCTGCCTGGAACGGACCCTGAAGTTCTGGCGCGACTGGATCGGCCAATCCAACTATCGCGGCCGCTGGCGGGAGATGGTCAATCGCTCGGCCCTGGCGTTGAAGCTGCTGACCTCGCGCAAACACGGCGCGATCCTCGCCGCCGCCACGTTCGGCCTGCCGGAAACGCCTGGCGGCGTGCGCAACTGGGACTACCGCTACACGTGGATCCGCGACGCCTCGTTCACCGTCTATGCGTTCATGCGCCTGGGCTTCGTTCAGGAAGCCAATGATTACATGCGCTGGTTGCGCGGGCGGGTCAGCGATTGCCACGGAAAACCGATGAAACTGAACATCCTCTATGCCATCGATGGCCGCCAGGAATTGCCGGAAACCGAACTCTCGCACCTCTCCGGTCATGGCGACGCGACACCGGTACGGA from Pseudomonas sp. ACM7 includes:
- a CDS encoding thioesterase II family protein, with translation MTQLTLLCLPYSGASAMVYSRWRRKLPEWLKLQPVELPGRGARFGEPLHTDMRRLALQLAQEQKATLKAPYALFGHSLGALLACEMAHAFRSLGCPEPVALFASGTAAPTLRADYDRGFAEPKTDAELIEQLRTLNGTSEEVLANEELMSLTLPVLRADFLLCGRFEPQQRPLLKCPVHALGGKADRATTEQLIGWSKETHGSFSVDMLAGGHFFIHEHEAKVLRVIKDQLDVHHRRHGLMAVS
- a CDS encoding non-ribosomal peptide synthetase, with product MNAEDSLKLARRFIGLPLEKRQMFLAALQKEGVDFARFPIPAGVEADDRQALSYAQQRMWFLWQLDPHSGAYNLPGAVRLTGRLNLSALEQAFASLVERHETLRTVFQRQADDTLLQVPASAPLIIDQVDFSALPVIEREQAVAQAAEQQSVLPFDLVTGPLLRVTLLKLAEQEHVLLLTLHHIVSDGWSMNVLIDEFIRCYDAFEAGAQPQLAPLPIQYSDYALWQRRWLEAGEQARQLDYWQTQLGDEHPVLELPADHPRPAMPSYRGTRYEFAVDGQLAEQLRATAQKHNITLFMLLLGAFNALLHRYTGQIDIRVGVPIANRNRAEIEGLIGFFVNTQVLRTQLDGQTRVDDLLRAIKETALGAQAHQDLPFERLVEALKLERSLSHTPLFQVMYNHQPQVADISTVSTASGLALGVIEWEGRTTQFDLTLDTYDLNTNEKRGKLHAALTYANDLFDAATIARMAQHWTHLLQGMVGDSQQRISDLPLLESAEYQRIVHDWNRADESFPQTLCIHELISQQVAANPTALAVTFATKQLTYAELDNQANRLAHRLIELGVGPEVRVGVAMQRSDSLLVALLAVLKAGGAYVPLDPDYPAERVAYMLEDSRALVLLTEQAVAATLTVTADTQVLLMDDRAWAAYPGSAPVTRVTPDNLAYVIYTSGSTGKPKGVAIAHRNVLALIDWSKSVYSREDIQGVLASTSVCFDLSVWELFVTLASGGSVIIARNALELPQLPARDQVRLINTVPSAINALQRDRQIPPSVRIINLAGEPLKQSLVDALYQQSTVEHVYDLYGPSEDTTYSTWTRREAGGRANIGRPLKHTASYLLDADLQPVPQGVFAELFLSGAGITRGYLARPGMTAEKYVPNPFSSNGERLYRTGDLTRYQADGTLQYVGRIDHQVKVRGFRIELGEIEARLLQQDTVRELAVLAQDGVNGQQLVAYIVPADPALLEDVDAQTTLRETLKAALRQHLPDYMVPAFLLFLELLPLTPNGKLDRKALPAIDGSQQQREHVAPRTEMEKSLAAIWQDVLAIENVGLEDNFFELGGDSIVSMQVVSRARQAGIVLSPKDLFQHQTIRSLAQAARNGEQPLIDQGPAVGAVALAPVQQWFFEQAIPERQHWNQSLLLVPREALNGAALDRALEQLLTHHDSLRLRYEQTAEGWQQAYAAPTTESVLWQRQAQSVEELNALCDEAQRSLDLQNGPLMRALLVSMADGTERLLLVIHHLAVDGVSWRVLLEDLQQFYSGSHASMAKTSTYQLWVARLQAHLPAFENSLGHWQTQLRDAPNDLPCDHPNGALENRFEHKFELKLDAEQTRKLLQQAPAAYRTQVNDLLLTALARAVCRWSGQGSTLIQLEGHGREDLFDGIDLTRTVGWFTSLFPVNLMPCADLSASIKTIKEQLRAVPDKGLGYGALRYLGTPEIRAELAALPQPRITFNYLGQFDRQFDDAAMFVPSTEGNGVAQDPSAPLGNWLTVEGQVYGGELSLSWGFSREMFDTATIQRLADDYALELNALIDHCCAVEVPQATPSDFPLARISQAQLDALPVAVSTLEDLYPLSPMQQGMLFHTLYEPEVGAYISQLRLDIQDLDPQRFAQAWQTALERHDILRSSFHWQGLDTAHQAIVRNVALPLEVLAATDTDALADAERAQGFALGTAPLFRLNLVRTGANDWHLIYTSHHILMDGWSNAQLLAEVIQHYAAGQSLPAPTGQYRDYLGWLQQQSAAAGEQFWKASLAPLQAPTLLAEALRPPVGAEGSEEYRVALDSRATQRLAEFARQQKVTLNTLLQAAWSLLLQRYTGQDCVVFGATVAGRSAPLPGIEEQLGLFINTLPLVCAMKPDQTVSQWLGELQGLNLAMREFEHVPLYDIQGWAGQQGSALFDSLLVFENFPVAEALKQGAPAGLSFGNLHNHERTHYPLTLGIELGEGLSLDFSYDAARFSAAQVAELSASLQHLLVQLVALPDAALGTLELLDEAGKNTVLSVSQPAAVELSTALLAHEQIAAQAAATPDAMALQVDGQSLSYGQLNAQANRLAHRLIENGAGPGKRVGLALKRGPQLIISLLAVLKTGAAYVPLDPKYPAERLAYMIDDSRLDVLLCESGLLEDVPGVLRLSLEDNVGYSDSDPQNHALADDLAYIIYTSGSTGQPKGVAIAHAALREFCQTAADYSVLLASDRVLQFATFSFDGFVEQCFPALCVGAALIMRGDDVWDAGRLAVEIVQQGVTVADLPAAYWYLLARECASGVVRNLGDLRQVHVGGEAMSVEGLRLWHQAGLSHVRLLNTYGPTEATVVSSIHECHLEDASDAFGIPIGRAIAGRALYVLDAAGQLLPNGGVGELCIGAPASLAQSYFDRPALTAERFLPDPFAREPGVRLYRSGDLARYNADGNLEYVGRIDHQVKIRGFRIEMGEIEACLQAREDVREAAVIAQDGTQLVAYVVASGAMVSQAEYLEGLKAVLRQSLPEYMVPNHLILLAKLPLNNNGKLDRKALPCAEAGDAKREFVTPAEGLETQLALIWQDVLQVERVGRDDNFFELGGHSLLVLQVISRVRQQLQLELSVSSLFSAANLAEFAERAALANVSDQPVLQRATVGQPQILSYAQQRQWILWQLDPQSSAYNIPAALRLKGSLNREALREAFAQLQARHQTLLTTFEQDGQQARPVLHDNLALQLDERTLDQSSTDNAVAEEIARPFDLRNGPLWRVLLLQVNTDEHVLVLTVHHIAADGWSMQVMVDEFSALYQAAVEGKAANLSSLPVNYSDYARWQRDWLEAGEGARQLTWWSEQLAGSQTPLELPSELTRSARRTERGASLVLNVDRELLVGLRERAQEQQVTLFMLLLASFQALLHRQSGQPRISVGVPSAGRSRLETEGLIGFFINTQVLRAEIDGQQSFSTLLQQVKQIALGAQANQDLPFEQLVDALQPDRSLNHSPLFQVLYNHQQQLGASVERSVADLQVERLHWQQHTTQFDLVLDTQEQGETLDASLTYATDLYDEASMNRLAEQWLNLLRAVVEDPQQRVAELPLLKATQRDALIQHWNPTFQAQPPSPTLHDLFEVQAAQRPNAIALVYEGEQLTYAALNAQANRLARKLREQGVGPEVRVGIATERAMPLVVGLLAILKAGGAYVPLDPQYPAERLSYMIEDSGITLLLTQQHLIDGLPARDGVQVLSLESLQLEAFSDDNLPALATAENLAYVIYTSGSTGRPKGALLSHGNVGRLLTATAAEFNFDPDDVWTLFHSYAFDFSVWELLGSLCTGGRLVIVPYYISREPQEFHRLLCDEGVTVLNQTPTAFRQLLPIACASERKLALRQVIFGGEALEVASLRPWFERFGDQQPTLVNMYGITETTVHVTYRAIRLADLDSKAKSPIGLPIRDLRWYLLDSQLQPVPVGVAGELYIAGAGLARGYHGRFGLTAERFVPSPFDASQRLYRSGDLARQRADGSIDYLGRIDQQVKIRGFRIELGEIEAALLAQPGVRQAVLSVHTGDGGPQLCAYVVAEQTPHDPIAWRDNLRAALKVDLPDYMVPSHWLLLDALPLTGNGKLDRKALPVPDAQEWQRPFEAPEGDLERQLADIWASVLGVAQIGRRDNFFELGGHSLLAAQASARVELELGIELPLRALFESTDLQAYAAMAGQHAPADNDARLDALESLLDEMEIN